A region of the bacterium genome:
CCACAGAAATTAAGCGGCTATCAAACCCAACATCTTTCCATACTATAGCTAATCTACTTGTATCTTTAATATGAAATTTTTTGTCCCAATAAGTGTTATATAAGAGCCCTATTTCGCCCCTTAAATTATAGCCAGCTACTCCTATACCTGTCTGCCGACAGGCAAGATAAGTCTCAGCTTCAGTAATAGCACTGGTATCTACTTTTCCACTTATTTGCTCATACCAAGCCCCATACCAAGTATCAAGTGTCTTCCTAACTGTAACCTCAAAAGCTGAACTAAATGCTGGAATCATTGAAATTAACAGAAAAAAATTAATCCAAGCCTTCCGGCTTTTCAATAACTGACTGTATCTCTTTATAAAGTAATTCTTCATCTCCCTTTCTAAACCCGATACAATGATACAAAATTTCTCTATTTTTACCAATAATAAAAGTACACGGTATTACTTGCACTTGAAAAAGTTTTGCCACTTTTTGGTCATCATCATAAAGGATTAAGAAATCCCATCCACGCGATTTAACCATTAGAGGGACATTCCTCCTGGTACGAGTTTCATCTATATTAATACCAACAAAAGTTACATCTTGAGGTGATACCTCTTTGTTTAACTTCTTAAAAGTATCAAGCTCCCTTATACACGGCTTACACCAGGTAGCCCAAAATTCAATAACTACCAGTCCTCTATTAACAAGTGAGTCAAGCACTACCTCGTTTTTATCTAAGTCATTGAGAGTAAAATTAGGGGCAACTCGAGTCCCGACAAGTTGGGACTCTGGAGCAAGTATTAATAATAAAAAAATTATAATATGACTCCTATCTCAAATGTTAAGTTTTATGTGTTTTGTTGTTCTCCTCCTGAATGAAGTGAAGAATCGCATTCTGAGTTTTCCTTCTTGTCATTCTGAGCGAAGCGAAGAATCTACTTTTGGAGGGGCTTCACTATGCTCAGCATGATATTTTGAGGTATCATCTCATCACAATCATCTTCTTTATTATACTTCTGTCACCTACTATAAGCTGACAAAAGTATACACCTGATTCAACAAATTTGCCAGTCCCATCTTTACAATCCCAAGTCACAGTAGTTGAGTTTGTTGAGCTCATTGAGTTTATTGAGTTAACTAATCTACCGGTAATGTCATAAATTCTAAGCAAGTAATTTGAGTCTTCAGCTAAATGCAAAATGCTAAATACTATATGCGTCTCCTTGCTGAATGGATTAGGATAGATTTCAAGTCCACAGGATTCTACGAATTTTGAGTTTTGAGCTTTGAGGTTTGAGTTCTCTTCTATACCCAAATCCATGATATGCGATTTAGCTCCTTGATATATTTCTTTAGAACCAGCCTGAACAAATACAACAATGTCACAGTTGTCAGCATCCCAGC
Encoded here:
- a CDS encoding TlpA disulfide reductase family protein, producing MLAPESQLVGTRVAPNFTLNDLDKNEVVLDSLVNRGLVVIEFWATWCKPCIRELDTFKKLNKEVSPQDVTFVGINIDETRTRRNVPLMVKSRGWDFLILYDDDQKVAKLFQVQVIPCTFIIGKNREILYHCIGFRKGDEELLYKEIQSVIEKPEGLD